The stretch of DNA TAACCGTGGCCAAGTCATATTTCGGCCTTTTGTCCAGAATTCCGAAGAGAGACCGGGCAAGTCGGCCATCGGGCATCTGAATGAAAACGGCGAATTCAGCATGCTGACAACTTATGATCTCGGTGACGGCGCAGTCGTGGGCACTCACAAAGTGCAGGTGATTCCCAAGGGCTATGTGATCGATGATGACGATGAAGAAGAAGAGCAATCGTCCGCACCGGTGAAACGGTATCCCTGTATCCAGCGAGGCGGATTCACTGAGCATATTGTTGAAGTCAAAGGTGGAGAGACCAACATTTTGGATATCGAACTATCGAGCACTAAGTGAGGTTCAGCTGAAATCACTTATGCTCTCCGTTCAGCGGGCCATGTTTGTACGATTTGTATTCATGTCCAGCAAATTGCAGGCCGGTTGGTACGTTCGTTTGCCGGGGATTGTGTGATGACGAGAACAACCACGTCCTCGGTTCAGGCGCCACAACTCACTTCCGCTGAAAAAACATCGGCGGATTCTCCCGCGAATACTGCGGACAGTCGCGACGACAGTAAAACAAGCGAGCAGGGATTCAACCACGTTGGTCGTCACCGGATAAGCGAGCGGTTGCTTGAAGAATTGCTGTCCCCGGTTAATAACGCCAGCTTAATGGTGTTTCGGGTGGCTTTCGGACTAGCGGTGGCGTGGTATGCACTCAGATCTCTGCTGAGCGGCTCAGTCGCCTATAACTACATCCAGCCCCCGATGCACTTTTCTTTTCAGGGGTTTGAATGGATTCACCCTTGGCCCGGCGCGGGCATGTATTTCCATTTCACCCTGATGCTGACCGCCGCACTCTGTTTCGCCGCCGGGTTTTGCTATCGACTCAGCTCAGTGCTCGTCTTCCTGACGTTTACTTTTACATTCCTCTGTGAACGGTCGCTCTACAACAACCATTACTATTTGATGAGTCTGTTAGCGTTTCTCTCGATTTTCATTCCACTGCATCGTCGCTGGTCGGTGGATGTCTTCAGGTCACCGGAAATCGCTAGTACGTATGTCCCAGCCTGGACTGTGTGGCTCCTGCGATTTCAGTTGGGAATCGTGTATTTCTACGGGGCTGTGGCAAAACTCAACGCCGACTGGCTGCAAGGGCAGCCCATGCGGATGTGGTTGGTGAAACTCTCCGATTATCCCGTCTTGGGGAGCTACTTCACTGAGGAATGGGCCGTCCAAACCTTTGTTTGGGGCGGTCTGTTGATTGACCTATTCGCGGTGCCGTTGCTGTTATGGCGGCGCTCGCGGCTTTATGCCTTTGCCGTGATCGTCCTGTTTCATGTCATCAATTCGACGTTGTTTGACATCGGCGTGTTTCCCTGGCTGATGATCGCTGTGACCACGTTATTCTTTTCACCAGATTGGCCGCTACGACTCGCGGGGCAGAAAAGCAGATCCGCTCCCAGCAGCTCTCCTCAAACGGTCCGTTGGACTCCGAAGCTAAGATGGGGCGTGGCTTTGTTGTCCGTCTATGTTTTACTCCAACTCGTCGTCCCGTTGCGGCATCATCTGTATGACGGCCAGACGAGTTGGACAGAGAACGGGCATTTCTTTTCCTGGCGGATGATGCTTCGCAACAAGATCGCAGCGGTCCGTTTTTATGCGCGGAATCCAGAGACGGGGCGGGAGGGGATTGTGGACCTTCGTCCCTATATCACTCCGTTGCAACTCTCTAAGATGGCCCGCGATCCCAACCACATCCTGCAGATGGCCCATTTCCTGGCTGATGATTTCCGGAAACAAGGCTTGGGGAACACCGAGATTCGCGTGAGGGCCTTGGCCTCGCTGAACGGCCGTAGGCCTCAGTATTTGATTGACCCGGATGTGGATTTGGTCAAGCAACAACTCGGCTGGTTGAAGAGCGATTGGATTGTGCCCTTGAAGGAACCGTTCCGACACGACGCCTGGGACCGTCCGGTACAGTACTGGGAAGAAGAACTCGGCCTGTGAAATGGGAGTTGCTCCATCCTGATGATTCAATGACAGTAATGGACGGCCGTCGAATACCCAAAGGAGATTCGACTTAACGGATTCGGGAAGTACGTGTGGCAGAATGAGCGTACCGAGCTGAAGTCGCGTGCGGCAGACCACAGCATTTGGTTCGCCCTCAGCGAGGTCGCCCAACGCACCCCCAATGGCAGATTCCCCAATGCCTGATGCGGCCGCTCCGTGTGATAGAGCTCGACGTATACAGCGATCAGGTAGTCGAAGTGCTTTGGCCCACATGTGATGAAGTAACCCAACGCTGGTCCGCAAAGCCTGCGCAAATTGCCGCAGTAAATTTGCCGCGCAGGTTGTTCACCCGTTGGAAATATCGAAGAGAATTCGTTACGTTCCGAGACAGCGTGTCGGTCTCGAATTCTTGTAAACCCTTGCAAATCCGGGGTTTCAAATCAGGTCCAAAGAGCATGGTTACGAAGAGGTTTGGGCACGGGGCGGGGGCTCTTTATTTTGTCTGCAGCGGCGTCCAGGATTGTTTCCCGCTTGCTACATCCCATAAGGTCACTTGACCTCCACGTCCGCCAGTGGCGAGTCGTGTGCCGTCGGGGGAAAACGTGACCGTCGTCACGGCAGCAAGATGTCCTCCGGTGCATTCGTGAAGTTTCGTTCCCTGATCAAGGTCCCAGATCACGATCGTTTGCGCGTCTTTGCGGCAAAAAATAGTCGCTAACTTGTTTCCGTTGGGAGAAAAGTAACCAGCACAACCCTTTAACTCGTGAGCGACTGATTGCGTTGCCAGATCCCAGACCTTCAATCTGTCGTTGTCGTCTCCTGTTGCTAACCATTTTCCATCGGGTGAAAAGCGGAGACTGCGCACGCGATGTCCTTGTTCCAACGTAGCTAGTAGTTTCAATGGTTGTGTTGCGGGGCGAGGGCGGTCTGACAGGTCCCATATTTGCACAATTCCCGATCGATCATCGCGACCCGAAGTCGCCAGCTGTCGACCGTCCTGTGAAAGCGCCGCATGATAAGGTTTCGACAGCTTTGCAGTCGCGATCAATAAACCGGAATTGACGTCCCAGACCCGAACCAGATCGTCGCGGTAACAGGCGGCGACAATATTGCCATCCTGCGAGAACGTAACGCTGCCTTGAGGTCGAATGCCTTGTCCCAGAGTTTTTATGGTCTTGCCGTTCGACGCGTTGTACAGCAGAATGCCGTCGCCGATTGCGGCGAATCGTTTGCCGTCGGATGAGACCGCGTCCGGTTTGACATTGCGTCTGTAGGTCGTTTCCTCGCGCGGTTGCCAGTCCTGCGTATCAAACTCCGTCTCCCAACTATTGCTTGCACTGGCCACAACCAGCGATTTTGAATCACTGGTGAACGCCAGGTCGATGATGCTCGATTGATAGTCGCCGTGCCGGTCACGTTCCTCTTGCCGGTTGTCGGTTGCGAATGAGTCCAGTCGCCAAACCGTAGGTTGATAGGCAATTGTTGCAAATCGAGTCCCGTCGGCTGAAATTGTCAATTGCCCACGCATATTCCGCCTGGAATCATTGCCGTAGAAGACCGGACCCATCAATTGCACAGCCTTGAGTGTCTGCGTCTTGATGTCCCACACCCGAATTGTTGAGTCAGCGCCGGCCGTGATGAGTTGTGATCCGTCCGGTGTGAATCGCATGGCGGTGATTTTGCGAGTGTGCCCGTCCAGATATCCCAGGTCTTCACCGGTGTGATAATTAACAAGCCTCACCCGGTACCGCGTTTGAAGGGGGTGCACGCCGTTGAATTCGGATATGGCCAAAGTTTGATTGTCTGGAGAAAACGT from Symmachiella dynata encodes:
- a CDS encoding HTTM domain-containing protein, which gives rise to MTRTTTSSVQAPQLTSAEKTSADSPANTADSRDDSKTSEQGFNHVGRHRISERLLEELLSPVNNASLMVFRVAFGLAVAWYALRSLLSGSVAYNYIQPPMHFSFQGFEWIHPWPGAGMYFHFTLMLTAALCFAAGFCYRLSSVLVFLTFTFTFLCERSLYNNHYYLMSLLAFLSIFIPLHRRWSVDVFRSPEIASTYVPAWTVWLLRFQLGIVYFYGAVAKLNADWLQGQPMRMWLVKLSDYPVLGSYFTEEWAVQTFVWGGLLIDLFAVPLLLWRRSRLYAFAVIVLFHVINSTLFDIGVFPWLMIAVTTLFFSPDWPLRLAGQKSRSAPSSSPQTVRWTPKLRWGVALLSVYVLLQLVVPLRHHLYDGQTSWTENGHFFSWRMMLRNKIAAVRFYARNPETGREGIVDLRPYITPLQLSKMARDPNHILQMAHFLADDFRKQGLGNTEIRVRALASLNGRRPQYLIDPDVDLVKQQLGWLKSDWIVPLKEPFRHDAWDRPVQYWEEELGL